A stretch of the Leguminivora glycinivorella isolate SPB_JAAS2020 chromosome 2, LegGlyc_1.1, whole genome shotgun sequence genome encodes the following:
- the LOC125242321 gene encoding cuticle protein 7-like encodes MEISIRTLTLLLLVASTLAQFEGYHGYEHDIDAYSFKPALPPQSLDDHYHHEEDELDYHAHPKYAFDYSVKDPHTGDDKEHWETRDGDKVKGSYTLTETDGTKRVVEYEADDKNGFNAVVHKIGKPVEHVEHIKAVKYEPIQYHHEFSPQQFDEGFVPIAGYAHH; translated from the exons CGCACGTTAACCCTGCTGCTGCTCGTGGCATCCACGCTGGCCCAATTCGAGGGTTACCATGGCTACGAACACGACATAGACGCCTACAGCTTCAAGCCAGCCTTGCCGCCCCAGAGCCTAGACGACCACTACCATCATGAAGAGGACGAACTCGACTATCAC GCGCATCCGAAGTACGCGTTCGATTACTCCGTGAAGGACCCTCACACCGGCGACGATAAGGAGCACTGGGAAACACGGGACGGCGACAAGGTTAAAG GCAGTTACACGCTGACCGAAACCGACGGCACCAAGCGAGTGGTAGAATACGAGGCGGACGACAAGAACGGGTTCAACGCCGTGGTGCACAAGATCGGCAAGCCCGTCGAGCACGTGGAGCACATCAAGGCGGTCAAGTACGAGCCCATTCAGTACCATCACGAGTTCAGTCCGCAGCAGTTCGATGAGGGCTTCGTGCCTATTGCCGGGTACGCGCATCATTAG